A single window of Apus apus isolate bApuApu2 chromosome 18, bApuApu2.pri.cur, whole genome shotgun sequence DNA harbors:
- the PIPOX gene encoding peroxisomal sarcosine oxidase isoform X1, with amino-acid sequence MAAPSQPQQATYDAIVIGAGIQGSFAAYHLARRHRDTLLLEQFLLPHSRGSSHGQSRITRSAYPKAPYARMMPDSFQLWQRLEEEAGTSLYRQTGLVVLGPAGDPELESCRHSLGDTQLLDAVTLAQRFPGLRLHPGEVALWDGTAGVLFADRALRAVQDVFRRHGGTLRDGEKVLSIQPGAVLTVTTTAGMYRAPRLIITAGAWTGALVAPLGLHLPLQPLRIDVCYWREKEPGTPSAGRTSPCFMTLGLSQAPHGIYGLPALEYPGLVKVCHHHGSPTDPEERDWAPPGAPRPDVTLLSTFISSYLPGLEPRPAVVETCLYTNTPDEDFILDRHPKFSNIIIGAGFSGHGFKLAPVVGKLLCELSLGEEPSHSTAPFAISRFLTAVL; translated from the exons ATGGCtgcccccagccagccccagcaggccACCTACGACGCCATCGTCATCGGGGCTGGCATCCAGGGCTCCTTCGCTGCCTACCACCTGGCCCGGCGCCACAGGGACAcgctcctgctggagcag TTCCTCCTGCCCCACTCGCGGGGCAGCTCGCACGGGCAGAGCCGCATCACCCGCAGCGCCTACCCCAAAGCACCCTACGCCCGCATGATGCCCGACAGCTTCCAGCTCTGGCAGCGGCTGGAGGAAGAGGCCGGCACCAGCCTCTACAG GCAGACggggctggtggtgctggggccGGCGGGTGACCcggagctggagagctgccgGCACAGCCTGGGTGACACCCAGCTCCTCGATGCCGTGACGCTGGCCCAGCGCTTCCCCGGCCTCCGGCTCCACCCCGGTGAGGTGGCCCTGTGGGACGGCACTGCCGGGGTGCTCTTCGCCGACCGGGCACTGCGGGCAGTGCAG GATGTCTTTCGCCGGCACGGGGGCACCCTGCGGGACGGGGAGAAGGTGCTGAGCATCCAACCCGGGGCTGTGCTCACAGTCACCACCACTGCTGGGATGTACCGAGCCCCCCGGCTCATCATCACAGCTGGAGCCTGGACTGGTGCCCTCGTGGCACCCCTGGGCCTCCACCTGCCACTGCAG cccctgcgCATCGATGTCTGTTACTGGAGGGAGAAGGAGCCAGGGACCCCCAGTGCCGGCAGAACCAGTCCCTGCTTCATGACCCTGGGGCTGAGCCAAGCCCCCCACGGTATCTATGGGCTGCCTGCCCTCGAGTACCCAGGGCTGGTCAAG GTGTGCCACCACCATGGCAGCCCCACTGACCCCGAGGAGCGGGACTGGGCACCCCCGGGTGCTCCTCGCCCTGATGTCACTCTCCTGAGCACCTTCATCAGCAGCTACTTGCCTGGGCTGGAGCCCCGGCCAGCCGTGGTGGAGACCTGTCTCTATACG AACACCCCGGACGAAGACTTCATCCTGGACCGGCACCCCAAGTTCAGCAACATCATCATTGGGGCTGGTTTCTCAG GGCACGGGTTCAAGCTGGCACCGGTGGTGGGGAAGCTGCTGTGCGAGCTGAGCCTGGGTGAGGAGCCgtcccacagcacagcccccttCGCCATCTCCCGCTTCCTCACGGCTGTGCTGTAG
- the PIPOX gene encoding peroxisomal sarcosine oxidase isoform X2: MAAPSQPQQATYDAIVIGAGIQGSFAAYHLARRHRDTLLLEQFLLPHSRGSSHGQSRITRSAYPKAPYARMMPDSFQLWQRLEEEAGTSLYRQTGLVVLGPAGDPELESCRHSLGDTQLLDAVTLAQRFPGLRLHPGEVALWDGTAGVLFADRALRAVQDVFRRHGGTLRDGEKVLSIQPGAVLTVTTTAGMYRAPRLIITAGAWTGALVAPLGLHLPLQVCHHHGSPTDPEERDWAPPGAPRPDVTLLSTFISSYLPGLEPRPAVVETCLYTNTPDEDFILDRHPKFSNIIIGAGFSGHGFKLAPVVGKLLCELSLGEEPSHSTAPFAISRFLTAVL, translated from the exons ATGGCtgcccccagccagccccagcaggccACCTACGACGCCATCGTCATCGGGGCTGGCATCCAGGGCTCCTTCGCTGCCTACCACCTGGCCCGGCGCCACAGGGACAcgctcctgctggagcag TTCCTCCTGCCCCACTCGCGGGGCAGCTCGCACGGGCAGAGCCGCATCACCCGCAGCGCCTACCCCAAAGCACCCTACGCCCGCATGATGCCCGACAGCTTCCAGCTCTGGCAGCGGCTGGAGGAAGAGGCCGGCACCAGCCTCTACAG GCAGACggggctggtggtgctggggccGGCGGGTGACCcggagctggagagctgccgGCACAGCCTGGGTGACACCCAGCTCCTCGATGCCGTGACGCTGGCCCAGCGCTTCCCCGGCCTCCGGCTCCACCCCGGTGAGGTGGCCCTGTGGGACGGCACTGCCGGGGTGCTCTTCGCCGACCGGGCACTGCGGGCAGTGCAG GATGTCTTTCGCCGGCACGGGGGCACCCTGCGGGACGGGGAGAAGGTGCTGAGCATCCAACCCGGGGCTGTGCTCACAGTCACCACCACTGCTGGGATGTACCGAGCCCCCCGGCTCATCATCACAGCTGGAGCCTGGACTGGTGCCCTCGTGGCACCCCTGGGCCTCCACCTGCCACTGCAG GTGTGCCACCACCATGGCAGCCCCACTGACCCCGAGGAGCGGGACTGGGCACCCCCGGGTGCTCCTCGCCCTGATGTCACTCTCCTGAGCACCTTCATCAGCAGCTACTTGCCTGGGCTGGAGCCCCGGCCAGCCGTGGTGGAGACCTGTCTCTATACG AACACCCCGGACGAAGACTTCATCCTGGACCGGCACCCCAAGTTCAGCAACATCATCATTGGGGCTGGTTTCTCAG GGCACGGGTTCAAGCTGGCACCGGTGGTGGGGAAGCTGCTGTGCGAGCTGAGCCTGGGTGAGGAGCCgtcccacagcacagcccccttCGCCATCTCCCGCTTCCTCACGGCTGTGCTGTAG
- the MYO18A gene encoding unconventional myosin-XVIIIa isoform X14: MVIINPLSSPSMYSEKVMHMFKGCRREDTSPHIYAVAQAAYRSMLMSRQDQAVVLMGASGSGKTTNCQHLVQYLATITGSTSKVFSADKWQALYTILEAFGNSSTGMNSNATRFSQIISLDFDQAGQVASASIQTLLLEKLRVARRPAGEATFHVFYYLLACSDNALRTELHFNHLAENNVFGIAPLSKPEDKQKATQQFNKLQAAMKVMGISSDEQKAFWLVLGAIYHLGAAGATKDADEAGRKQFARHEWAQKAAYLLGCSLEELSSSIFKHQPKGTLQRSTSFRQGPDESPLGDGGTGPKLTALECLEGMASGLYSELFTLLISLLNRALKSSQHSVCSVTVVDTPGTQNPELAGQSRGATFEELCHNYAQERLQLLFHQRTFARELERYKEENIELALADAEPSSSGSVAAVDQSSHQALVRSLARTDEARGLLWLLEEEALQPGGNEDTLLERLFSYYGPQEGGKKGHNPLLPSDKPQHFLLGHSSGTNWVEYDATGWLNYVKHNPASQNASVLLQESQKKVISSLFAGRGGSALVLSGSVAGLEGGSQLALRRATSMRKTFTTGVAAVKKKSLCIQIKLQVDALIDSIKKSKLHFVHCFLPKAAGGGGDPRALPCRRVSGSELELPAEHCEAGLMQLDVPLLRAQLRGSRLLDALRMYRQGYPDHMVFAEFRRRFDVLAPHLTKKHGRNYIVVDEKRAVEELLETLDLEKSSYHMGLSRVFFRAGSLARLEEQRDAQTSRNITLFQAACRGFLARQQFKKRKIQDLAIRCVQKNIKKNKGVKDWPWWKLFTTVRPLIEVQLTEDQIRGKDEEIQQLKSKLEKVEKERNELRLNSDRLESRITELTSELTDERNTGESASQLLDAETAERLRAEKEMKDLQAKYDALKKQMESMEMEVMEARLIRAAELNGELDDDDSGGEWRLKYERAVREIDFTKKRLQQELEDKLEVEQQSKRQLERKLTDLQADSEESQRALQQLKKKCQRLAAELQDTKLHLEGQQGRNHDLEKKQRRFDSELSQAHEEAQRERLQREKLSREKDVLVAEVFGLKQLLEDKDSDIAGLTQKVEALEAELQDISSQESKDEASLAKVKKQLRDLEAKVKDQEEELDEQAGTIQMLEQAKLRLEMEMERLRQTHAKEVESRDEEVEEIRQSCQKKLKQMEVQLEEEYEDKQKVLREKRELESKLSAVNEQANQRDFETEKRLRRDLKRTKALLADAQIMLDHLKNNAPSKREIAQLKNQLEESEFTCAAAVKARKSMEVEIEDLHLQIDDLTKAKAALEEQLSRLQREKNEVQSRLEEDQEDMNELMKKHKAAVAQAARDLAQMNDLQTQLEEVGKEKQELQEKLQGLQSQLEFLEQSMVDKSLVSRQEAKIRELESRLEFERTQVKRLESLATRLKENMEKLTEERDQRAAAENREKEQNKRLQRQLRDVKEEMGELAKKEAEASRKKHELEMDLESLEAANQSLQSDLKLAFKRIGDLQAAIEDEMESDSNEDLINSLQDMVAKYQKRKNKLDGDSDVDSELEDRVDGVKSWLSKNKGSSKTLSDDGSLKGSRSAPPEGPDAEERPVSVLSCLSYRKRPSLKDSIGGRGDEQTLFSTLSERPASPERAALRAARGTEPEDRAAVIARAFADASSRAQQGLGKRWSLSATDGEKASVASAPVSRASSASWQVLDDEGDERYSVLSFALSSPGSLRSRRGGPEGRPESRLSLARSHLEEADEGSRGQPPLGRSLSVPPRPRSAASDEGGSGDVRPVGHRSYLDPDLEAAIQEVLSYRLPRARGWSSPEADSGDDRRSVRSIRSARSAAPLGATDHHAGSLRRSASALDFSQRSRRRRSSSGSSEEEEERKKKSTKKHTKKAKKKSKKKKKKQQSSSDSDSSSDSSSDSSSGSTGSYRSTSSVKKGPRGVGGEEPGRPGRGKKEEKKQKKQVDSLMMKYLYRPESN, translated from the exons ATGGTCATCATCAACCCGCTGAGCTCCCCCTCCATGTACTCTGAGAAG gTCATGCACATGTTCAAAGGGTGCCGCAGGGAGGACACGTCCCCGCACATCTACGCGGTGGCCCAGGCCGCCTACCGCAGCATGCTGATGAGCCGCCAGGACCAGGCGGTGGTGCTGATGGGCGCCAGCGGCAGCGGCAAAACCACCAACTGCCAGCACCTTGTCCAATACCTCGCCACCATCACTGGCAGCACCAGCAAGGTCTTCTCTG CTGACAAGTGGCAGGCTCTCTACACCATCCTGGAGGCTTTTGGCAATAGCAGCACCGGCATGAACAGCAATGCCACACGCTTTTCCCAGATCATCTCTCTGGACTTCGACCAGGCTGGACAGGTGGCATCTGCCTCCATACAG acactgctgctggagaagctgcgTGTGGCGAGGCGCCCGGCCGGTGAGGCCACCTTCCATGTCTTCTACTACCTTCTGGCCTGCTCTGACAATGCCCTGAG GACTGAGCTTCACTTCAACCACCTGGCAGAGAACAACGTCTTTGGCATAGCACCCCTCTCCAAG CCAGAGGACAAGCAGAAGGCAACCCAGCAGTTCAACAAGCTCCAGGCTGCCATGAAGGTGATGGGCATCTCCAGTGATGAGCAGAAAGCCTTCTGGCTCGTCCTGGGAGCCATTTATCATCTGGGGGCCGCTGGGGCCACCAAAG ACGCCGATGAAG CTGGGAGGAAGCAGTTTGCCCGGCATGAGTGGGCTCAGAAAGCTGCTTACCTGCTGGGCTGCAGTCTGGAAgagctctcctcctccatcttCAAGCATCAGCCCAAGGGCACCCTGCAGAGATCCACCTCCTTTCGGCAGGGCCCCGATGAGTCCCCCCTAGGTGATGGTGGCACAG GTCCCAAGCTGACAGCACTGGAGTGCCTGGAGGGCATGGCATCTGGCTTGTACTCTGAGCTCTTCACCCTCCTCATCTCCCTCCTCAACAG GGCACTGAAGTCGAGCCAGCACTCGGTGTGCTCAGTGACAGTGGTGGACACCCCTGGGACACAAAACCCCGAGCTGGCGGGGCAGAGCCGGGGGGCCACCTTCGAGGAGCTCTGCCACAACTATGCCCAGGAGCgcctgcagctcctcttccaCCAGCGCACCTTTGCCCGCGAGCTGGAACGCTACAAGGAG GAGAACATAGAGCTTGCCCTGGCTGATGCtgagcccagctcctctggctccGTAGCTGCTGTAGACCAGTCCTCACACCAGGCACTG GTCCGGTCACTGGCCCGCACGGATGAGGCGcgggggctgctgtggctgctggaggaggaggcgCTGCAGCCGGGCGGCAACGAGGACACCTTGCTGGAGCGGCTCTTCTCCTACTATGGCCCTCAGGAAGGGGGGAAGAAAG GGCACAACCCGCTGCTCCCCAGTGACAAACCCCAACACTTCCTCCTGGGTCACAGCTCAGGGACCAACTGGGTGGAGTACGATGCCACGGGCTGGCTCAACTATGTCAAGCACAACCCGGCCTCCCAAAACgcctctgtcctgctgcaggagtcCCAGAA GAAGGTCATCAGCAGCCTGTTTGCTGGCCGTGGCGGGTCAGCGCTGGTGCTGTCAGGCTCGGTGGCGGGGCTGGAGGGGGGCTCCCAGTTGGCCCTGCGCCGGGCCACCAGCATGCGCAAGACCTTCACCACCGGTGTGGCCGCCGTCAAGAAGAAATCCCTCTGCATCCAGATCAAGCTGCAAGTG gatGCCCTCATTGACAGCATCAAGAAGTCCAAGCTCCACTTTGTGCACTGCTTCCTGCCCaaggcggcggggggcggcggagACCCCCGGGCCCTGCCATGCCGGCGGGTGAGCGGCAGcgagctggagctgccagcagagcactgCGAGGCTGGGCTCATGCAGCTGGATGTGCCCCTCCTGCGCGCCCAGCTCCGTGGCTCCCGCCTGCTCGACGCCCTCCGCATGTACCGACAAG GGTACCCCGACCACATGGTGTTTGCTGAGTTCAGGCGACGCTTTGACGTCCTGGCCCCACACCTGACCAAGAAGCATGGGCGCAACTACATCGTGGTGGATGAGAAGCGG gcagtggaagagctTCTGGAAACGCTGgacctggagaagagcagctaCCACATGGGCTTGAGCCGG gTATTTTTCCGGGCTGGATctctggccaggctggaggagcagcgGGACGCACAGACCAGCAGGAACATCACCCTCTTCCAGGCAGCGTGCAGGGGCTTCCTGGCACGGCAGCAGTTCAAGAAGAGGAAG ATCCAGGATTTGGCTATCCGGTGCGTACAGAAGAATATCAAGAAGAACAAGGGAGTGAAGGATTGGCCCTGGTGGAAGCTCTTCACCACCGTGCGGCCCCTCATCGAGGTGCAGCTCACCGAGGACCAGATCCGTGGCAAAGAC GAAGAGAtccagcagctgaagagcaAACTCGAGAAGGTGGAGAAGGAGCGTAACGAGCTGCGGCTCAACAGCGACCgtctggagagcagg ATCACAGAGCTGACGTCTGAGCTGACAGACGAGCGAAACACGGGTGAGTCGGCCTCCCAGCTGCTGGACGCTGAGACAGCTGAGAGGCTGCGGGCCGAGAAGGAAATGAAGGACCTGCAG GCCAAGTATGATGCTCTGAAGAAGCAGATGGAGTCGATGGAGATGGAGGTGATGGAGGCTCGGCTCATCCGGGCAGCTGAGCTTAACGGGGAGCTCGATGATGATGATTCAG GTGGTGAATGGCGACTGAAATACGAGCGGGCAGTGCGGGAGATCGACTTCACCAAGAAacggctgcagcaggagctggaggacaaGCTGGaggtggagcagcagagcaagaggCAGCTGGAGCGAAAG CTGACGGACCTGCAGGCAGACAGCGAGGAGAGCCAGCgggcactgcagcagctgaagaagaagTGCCAGCGCCTGGCTGCCGAGCTGCAGGACACCAAGCTGCACCTCGAGGGGCAGCAGGGACGCAACCACGACCTGGAGAAGAAGCAGCGGAG GTTTGACAGCGAGCTCTCGCAGGCACATGAGGAGGCACAGCGGGAGAGGCTGCAGCGGGAGAAGCTGAGCCGTGAGAAGGACGTGCTGGTGGCCGAGGTCTTCGGCCtcaagcagctgctggag GACAAGGACTCAGACATCGCGGGGCTGACGCAGAAGGTGGAGGCACtggaggctgagctgcaggacatCTCCTCCCAGGAGTCGAAGGACGAGGCCTCCCTGGCCAAGGTGAAGAAGCAGCTGCGGGACCTGGAGGCAAAGGTCAAAgaccaggaggaggaactggatGAGCAGGCTGGGACCATccagatgctggagcag GCCAAGCTGCGGCTGGAGATGGAGATGGAGCGGCTGCGACAGACCCATGCCAAGGAGGTGGAGAGCCGCGatgaggaggtggaggagatTCGGCAGTCGTGCCAGAAGAAG CTGAAGCAGATGgaggtgcagctggaggaggagtaTGAGGACAAGCAGAAGGTGCTGAGAGAGAAACGGGAGCTGGAGAGCAAGTTATCTGCCGTCAACGAGCAG GCCAACCAGAGGGACTTTGAGACGGAAAAGCGCCTGCGCCGGGACCTGAAGAGGACAAAGGCGCTGCTGGCAGATGCGCAGATCATGCTGGACCACCTGAAGAACAACGCACCCAGCAAAAGGGAGATCGCCCAGCTCAAGAACCAG ctggaggagtcAGAGTTCACCTGCGCAGCTGCTGTCAAGGCCCGCAAATCAATGGAGGTGGAAATTGAAGACCTTCACCTGCAGATCGATgacctcaccaaggccaaggcAGCA ctggaggagcagctgagccgGCTGCAGCGGGAGAAGAACGAGGTGCAGAGTCGGCTGGAGGAGGACCAGGAGGACATGAATGAGCTGATGAAGAAGCACAAGGCGGCTGTGGCCCAG GCAGCCCGGGACCTGGCACAGATGAACGACCTCCAGACACAGCTAGAGGAGGTTggcaaggagaagcaggagctgcaaGAGAAG CTTCAAggcctgcagagccagctggagTTCCTGGAGCAATCCATGGTGGACAAGTCCCTTGTGAGCCGGCAAGAGGCCAAGATCCGTGAGCTGGAGTCCAGGCTGGAGTTCGAGCGGACACAAGTCAAGCGCctggag AGCCTGGCCACACGGCTGAAGGAGAACATGGAGAAGCTGACGGAGGAGCGGGATCAACGCGCAGCGGCTGAGAACCGGGAGAAGGAGCAGAACAAGCGGCTGCAGCGACAGCTCCGCGACGTCAAGGAGGAGATGGGTGAGCTGGCCAAGAAGGAGGCAGAGGCCAGCCGCAAGAAGCACGAGCTG GAGATGGACCTGGAGAGCCTGGAAGCCGCCAACCAGAGCCTGCAGTCAGACCTGAAGCTGGCCTTCAAACGCATCGGGGACCTGCAGGCAGCCATCGAGGATGAGATGGAGAGTGACAGTAATGAGGACCTCATCAACAG TTTGCAGGACATGGTGGCAAAgtatcagaaaagaaagaataaact CGATGGTGACTCAGACGTGGACTCAGAGCTGGAGGACCGCGTGGATGGGGTGAAGTCCTGGCTCTCCAAGAACAAAGGCTCCTCCAAAACGCTCTCGGATGATGGCAGCCTGAAGGGCAGCAG GTCAGCCCCACCAGAGGGTCCTGATGCCGAGGAGCGGCCGGTGTCGGTCTTGAGCTGTCTCAGCTATAGGAAGCGGCCAAGCCTCAAGGACTCCATAGGTGGCCGCGGGGATGAGCAGACGCTCTTCAGCACCTTGAGCGAGCGACCGGCTTCCCCTGAGCGCGCTGCCCTCCGGGCGGCCCGGGGCACTGAGCCTGAGGACCGGGCAGCTGTCATCGCCCGCGCCTTCGCCGACGCCAGCAGCCGGGCTCAGCAAGGCTTAGGCAAACGCTGGTCCCTCTCGGCCACTGATGGCGAGAAAGCCTCCGTAGCCTCTGCCCCGGTGAGCCGGGCCTCCTCCGCATCCTGGCAGGTGCTGGATGATGAAGGGGACGAGCGGTACTCAGTGCTGAGCTTTGCCCTCTCCAGTCCTGGGAGCTTGCGGAGCCGACGCGGGGGACCTGAGGGTCGCCCTGAATCACGGCTCTCCCTGGCCCGCAGCCACCTGGAAGAGGCGGATGAGGGGTCCCGTGGGCAGCCCCCCCTGGGGCGCAGCTTATCTgtgcccccccggccccgcagtGCTGCCTCTGACGAGGGGGGTTCTGGGGATGTCCGCCCTGTGGGGCATCGCTCCTACCTCGACCCTGACCTGGAAGCTGCCATCCAGGAGGTGCTGAGCTACCGCCTGCCACGAGCCAGGGGCTGGTCCAGCCCCGAGGCTGACTCGGGGGATGACAGACGGAGTGTTCGGAGCATTCGGAGTGCACGGAGCGCGGCCCCCCTGGGCGCCACTGACCACCACGCTGGCAGCCTCCGTCGCTCCGCATCTGCCCTTGACTTCTCCCAGCGCTCCAGGCGGCGCCGCAGCAGCTCCGGCTcctctgaggaagaggaggagcgGAAGAAGAAGAGCACCAAGAAGCACACCAAGAAGGCTAAGAAGAAatccaaaaagaagaaaaagaagcagcagtcaTCATCTGACTCGGATTCCTCCTCTGATTCTTCCTCCGATTCCTCCTCTGGTTCCACCGGCTCCTACCGCAGCACTTCCAGTGTCAAGAAGGGCCcacggggggtggggggtgaggAGCCGGGACGCCCTGGCCggggaaagaaggaggagaagaagcagaaaaagcaggtCGACAGTCTGATGATGAAGTACCTGTACCGGCCCGAGAGCAACtga